GGAAGCAACGCAGCAGTGGCTTCGGGTCCTCCGGCGCCTCGTCGGGCTGCAGGTCGAAGACCTGGAGGGCGAAGACATCCCGGTCTTCGACGTAGCCGAGGGCAAGCTGGCCGGCGCGCAACTCCAGGTCGAGGTCCTCGGGGAAAGGCAGCGGTTCGACGTCTGGTTCGCCGGTCGGACGCTGATTGTCGAGCTGCGTGACGGTGTCGCCGAGCCAGGTGCCAATGCCGGCGAGCTGTTCCTTCTCCATCCAGACGCCGGCAGTGCCGTAGCTGGAGAGCAAGAGCAGGCGAAAGCGTCGCTGCCCGGGCTGGCCGATGGCCTCGGCATCCACGGAAAGCAGGCTGCCGAATTCATGAATGGGGTCGGCCATGCCGCGATTATAGTCCCGGTCCGGGCGCCCTCCTCGCGGCCCTCGTCATGTCCCCCTCCTCACCCAGGCAGCGAAGGTGCCAGATCGCCGTTGACGATTCGCACATCTGTGCTGCACCCTGCCGGCACCAGGCAGCCCCCGCAGGGGCCGGCCACGAAGGGGGTGATGGAGGTGGAGGAAGAGATCGCGCTCCTGGAGGAGCAGCTCGCGACGGCCCACGCCGACCTCGAGCGCCTGCGGGAGCAGCTAGAGGCGGCCACTTCGCGCGCATCCGGCCTCGAGGGCGAGGCGGCCGGCCTGCGCGACCGGCTTGCGCGCGCGGAAGCCGCGCTCGCCGAACGCGACCAGGCATTCGCGGCCGCCGGCCGGGAGGTCGAGGCGCTGCAGGCCGAGGTCGAGGCGGCGCGAACGTCGACGCGCGAGGCGGCGGCCCGCTACCGCGAGCTGCTGCTCGCGTCTGAGCCGTCGCTGCCGCCCGACCTCGTGACCGGGGCGAGCATCGCCGAGGTCGATGCCTCGGCGGAGAGCGCGCGCCTGACGGTCGCCCAGGTGCGGCAGCACCTGGAGCAGCAGGCTCAGGCCCTGCGCGTGCCCGCCGGCCCGCCCGGCCGGGTGCCGCCGGACCTCGGCGCCCTGACACCGGGCGAGAAGATCCGCCTGGGGCTGGAGGAGCGGTAGGAGGACTTTCCAACAGCCCTGGACGTCCGGACAGCCACCACCAACCTCGCGG
The sequence above is a segment of the Dehalococcoidia bacterium genome. Coding sequences within it:
- a CDS encoding DUF3090 family protein, translating into MADPIHEFGSLLSVDAEAIGQPGQRRFRLLLLSSYGTAGVWMEKEQLAGIGTWLGDTVTQLDNQRPTGEPDVEPLPFPEDLDLELRAGQLALGYVEDRDVFALQVFDLQPDEAPEDPKPLLRCFLSRGQARVLSRKIAEVVAAGRKPCPMCGLPMDPDGHMCPRSNGHRPVRLTP